The following proteins are encoded in a genomic region of Dioscorea cayenensis subsp. rotundata cultivar TDr96_F1 chromosome 8, TDr96_F1_v2_PseudoChromosome.rev07_lg8_w22 25.fasta, whole genome shotgun sequence:
- the LOC120267831 gene encoding hydroxyproline O-galactosyltransferase GALT2-like isoform X2, whose amino-acid sequence MKRIRSGDPLGPRPRRCRPSCLLVGAAAVLYLLFMAFKFPLLLEIRPLFDPDPHHRPFLGFSSGHHRLLDPVVRNARYGRLTADILRRSRDPPRRNSSRIDRMAREAWILGLQAWAEAEAEFDVADAPSLFEDNRESCPGSMSMSGGKGKVMLLPCGMKVGTAVTVVGTPRLAHQEYVARGGDRTVMVSQFAVELQGLRAVDGEEPPKILHFNPRLQGDWSWRPVIEHNTGYRMQWGKAMRCDGIASKDDDDTVDGFRKCERWVRSDYVEPEESKTSSWLKRFIGRAKRPEITWHFPFEEEKLFVITLQAGLEGFHIFVGGRHVSSFPYRTGFTLEDATGLVVKGDVDIHSTYATLLPRSHPSISPLQALQMTEEWKSLPLPESPINLFIGVLSSTNHFAERMAIRKTWMQSPEIKSGNVVARFFVALNPRKEVNIVLKKEADYFGDIVILHFMDHYELVVLKTIAICHYAIQNLTAAYIMKCDDDTFIRLDAVLNEIRGLALQRPLYMGNLNLFHRPLRSGKWAVSYELFKMEDVSMGMWVGQFNSTSTVHYYHNWKFVQFGCADNYFTAHYQSPKQMLCLWDKLGRHQAECCNF is encoded by the exons ATGAAGCGCATTCGGAGCGGGGATCCTCTCGGTCCCCGTCCCCGCCGGTGCCGGCCGTCATGCCTCCTCGTCGGCGCCGCCGCTGTCCTCTACCTCCTCTTCATGGCCTTCAAGTTCCCTCTTCTCCTTGAAATCCGTCCCCTTTTCGATCCTGATCCCCATCACCGCCCTTTCCTCGGCTTCTCCTCCGGCCACCACCGACTCCTTGACCCCGTCGTCCGCAATGCACGCTATGGCCGCTTGACGGCTGACATCCTCCGCCGTAGCCGCGATCCTCCACGGCGCAACTCCTCCCGGATCGATCGAATGGCACGGGAGGCCTGGATCCTCGGACTCCAAGCGTGGGCCGAAGCCGAAGCCGAGTTTGATGTCGCTGATGCCCCTTCTTTGTTTGAGGATAACAGGGAATCTTGTCCGGGATCGATGTCGATGAGCGGCGGGAAGGGGAAGGTGATGCTCTTGCCTTGCGGGATGAAAGTGGGGACTGCAGTGACGGTGGTGGGCACGCCGAGGTTAGCGCACCAAGAGTATGTGGCGAGAGGCGGAGATAGGACGGTGATGGTGTCGCAGTTCGCAGTGGAGTTGCAGGGGTTGAGGGCGGTGGATGGAGAGGAGCCCCCGAAGATACTGCATTTCAATCCGAGGTTGCAGGGGGATTGGAGCTGGAGGCCGGTCATTGAGCATAATACTGGTTATAGGATGCAGTGGGGAAAGGCAATGAGGTGTGATGGTATTGCTTCcaaggatgatgatgatacTG TGGATGGATTTCGCAAGTGTGAGAGATGGGTACGTAGTGACTACGTTGAGCCAGAAGAATCCAAAACATCTTCATGGCTTAAACGGTTCATTGGGCGGGCAAAGAGGCCAGAAATAACCTGGCATTTTCCTTTTGAAGAGGAAAAGTTATTTGTTATAACACTGCAAGCTGGTTTGGAAGGATTCCACATTTTTGTTGGGGGTCGGCATGTATCTTCATTCCCGTATCGCACG GGATTTACTCTAGAAGATGCAACAGGTTTAGTTGTCAAGGGAGATGTGGATATTCATTCTACATATGCTACCCTACTCCCCAGATCTCATCCCAGTATTTCACCACTGCAAGCCCTGCAAATGACTGAGGAATGGAAATCTCTTCCCTTGCCAGAGAGTCCAATTAATCTTTTCATCGGAGTTCTCTCTTCTACAAATCATTTTGCGGAGCGCATGGCTATTAGAAAAACTTGGATGCAATCTCCTGAAATTAAATCAGGGAATGTAGTTGCTCGTTTCTTCGTTGCATTG AATCCAAGAAAGGAGGTGAATATAGTTCTAAAGAAAGAAGCAGACTACTTCGGAGACATAGTGATCCTGCATTTTATGGATCATTATGAGCTGGTGGTTCTCAAGACAATTGCCATTTGCCACTACGCT ATTCAGAACTTGACTGCTGCATACATTATGAAATGTGATGATGACACATTTATTAGGCTTGATGCTGTATTAAATGAAATCAGAGGCCTTGCTCTGCAGAGACCTCTGTATATGGGTAACCTAAACCTCTTCCATAGACCTCTCAGAAGTGGGAAATGGGCAGTTTCATATGAG TTGTTCAAGATGGAAGATGTAAGCATGGGGATGTGGGTTGGACAATTCAATAGTACAAGCACTGTTCATTACTATCACAACTGGAAATTTGTTCAGTTTGGTTGTGCAGACAATTACTTCACTGCACATTACCAGTCCCCAAAACAAATGCTTTGTTTGTGGGACAAATTGGGCAGGCACCAAGCTGAATGCTGCAACTTCTGA
- the LOC120267831 gene encoding hydroxyproline O-galactosyltransferase GALT2-like isoform X1, producing the protein MKRIRSGDPLGPRPRRCRPSCLLVGAAAVLYLLFMAFKFPLLLEIRPLFDPDPHHRPFLGFSSGHHRLLDPVVRNARYGRLTADILRRSRDPPRRNSSRIDRMAREAWILGLQAWAEAEAEFDVADAPSLFEDNRESCPGSMSMSGGKGKVMLLPCGMKVGTAVTVVGTPRLAHQEYVARGGDRTVMVSQFAVELQGLRAVDGEEPPKILHFNPRLQGDWSWRPVIEHNTGYRMQWGKAMRCDGIASKDDDDTVDGFRKCERWVRSDYVEPEESKTSSWLKRFIGRAKRPEITWHFPFEEEKLFVITLQAGLEGFHIFVGGRHVSSFPYRTGFTLEDATGLVVKGDVDIHSTYATLLPRSHPSISPLQALQMTEEWKSLPLPESPINLFIGVLSSTNHFAERMAIRKTWMQSPEIKSGNVVARFFVALNPRKEVNIVLKKEADYFGDIVILHFMDHYELVVLKTIAICHYAIQNLTAAYIMKCDDDTFIRLDAVLNEIRGLALQRPLYMGNLNLFHRPLRSGKWAVSYEEWPEEIYPPYANGPGYIITADIAKFVASQYVNESLRLFKMEDVSMGMWVGQFNSTSTVHYYHNWKFVQFGCADNYFTAHYQSPKQMLCLWDKLGRHQAECCNF; encoded by the exons ATGAAGCGCATTCGGAGCGGGGATCCTCTCGGTCCCCGTCCCCGCCGGTGCCGGCCGTCATGCCTCCTCGTCGGCGCCGCCGCTGTCCTCTACCTCCTCTTCATGGCCTTCAAGTTCCCTCTTCTCCTTGAAATCCGTCCCCTTTTCGATCCTGATCCCCATCACCGCCCTTTCCTCGGCTTCTCCTCCGGCCACCACCGACTCCTTGACCCCGTCGTCCGCAATGCACGCTATGGCCGCTTGACGGCTGACATCCTCCGCCGTAGCCGCGATCCTCCACGGCGCAACTCCTCCCGGATCGATCGAATGGCACGGGAGGCCTGGATCCTCGGACTCCAAGCGTGGGCCGAAGCCGAAGCCGAGTTTGATGTCGCTGATGCCCCTTCTTTGTTTGAGGATAACAGGGAATCTTGTCCGGGATCGATGTCGATGAGCGGCGGGAAGGGGAAGGTGATGCTCTTGCCTTGCGGGATGAAAGTGGGGACTGCAGTGACGGTGGTGGGCACGCCGAGGTTAGCGCACCAAGAGTATGTGGCGAGAGGCGGAGATAGGACGGTGATGGTGTCGCAGTTCGCAGTGGAGTTGCAGGGGTTGAGGGCGGTGGATGGAGAGGAGCCCCCGAAGATACTGCATTTCAATCCGAGGTTGCAGGGGGATTGGAGCTGGAGGCCGGTCATTGAGCATAATACTGGTTATAGGATGCAGTGGGGAAAGGCAATGAGGTGTGATGGTATTGCTTCcaaggatgatgatgatacTG TGGATGGATTTCGCAAGTGTGAGAGATGGGTACGTAGTGACTACGTTGAGCCAGAAGAATCCAAAACATCTTCATGGCTTAAACGGTTCATTGGGCGGGCAAAGAGGCCAGAAATAACCTGGCATTTTCCTTTTGAAGAGGAAAAGTTATTTGTTATAACACTGCAAGCTGGTTTGGAAGGATTCCACATTTTTGTTGGGGGTCGGCATGTATCTTCATTCCCGTATCGCACG GGATTTACTCTAGAAGATGCAACAGGTTTAGTTGTCAAGGGAGATGTGGATATTCATTCTACATATGCTACCCTACTCCCCAGATCTCATCCCAGTATTTCACCACTGCAAGCCCTGCAAATGACTGAGGAATGGAAATCTCTTCCCTTGCCAGAGAGTCCAATTAATCTTTTCATCGGAGTTCTCTCTTCTACAAATCATTTTGCGGAGCGCATGGCTATTAGAAAAACTTGGATGCAATCTCCTGAAATTAAATCAGGGAATGTAGTTGCTCGTTTCTTCGTTGCATTG AATCCAAGAAAGGAGGTGAATATAGTTCTAAAGAAAGAAGCAGACTACTTCGGAGACATAGTGATCCTGCATTTTATGGATCATTATGAGCTGGTGGTTCTCAAGACAATTGCCATTTGCCACTACGCT ATTCAGAACTTGACTGCTGCATACATTATGAAATGTGATGATGACACATTTATTAGGCTTGATGCTGTATTAAATGAAATCAGAGGCCTTGCTCTGCAGAGACCTCTGTATATGGGTAACCTAAACCTCTTCCATAGACCTCTCAGAAGTGGGAAATGGGCAGTTTCATATGAG GAATGGCCAGAAGAGATATATCCCCCTTATGCAAATGGACCAGGCTACATAATCACTGCTGACATTGCGAAATTCGTCGCCTCTCAATATGTCAATGAAAGTCTAAGA TTGTTCAAGATGGAAGATGTAAGCATGGGGATGTGGGTTGGACAATTCAATAGTACAAGCACTGTTCATTACTATCACAACTGGAAATTTGTTCAGTTTGGTTGTGCAGACAATTACTTCACTGCACATTACCAGTCCCCAAAACAAATGCTTTGTTTGTGGGACAAATTGGGCAGGCACCAAGCTGAATGCTGCAACTTCTGA